A stretch of Paludisphaera borealis DNA encodes these proteins:
- a CDS encoding DUF1559 domain-containing protein encodes MRIAPRIDRGFTLIELLVVIAIIAVLIALLLPAVQSAREAARRAQCINNLKQIGLGLHNYHSANNTFPPGAAASFNTVNNGCVAWAGWSAQAMLLAYMEQTPIYNAANFMLDPATDPYSSAVNATVRNTKIASFLCPSDGNAGQSNYNSYYGSRGTTITADSGVSGGSPPNCGGGQVTTGLFGYGTAYGINNITDGSSNTIAFAEGIVGSGTSIGGPYVSGVNVGGISITGPTLPQYQDPYSTIAMGQAPPGPLISSILQTCSQAFLTATAGAGLATNKGQEWAWGADAFTMFSTIVPPSSTQYKFGQCRFGCESCPVASADHSNLTNASSNHSGGANVLFGDGSTRFIKGSIAMNMWWALGTKASGEVISSDAY; translated from the coding sequence ATGCGAATCGCCCCTAGGATCGATCGGGGGTTCACCCTGATCGAGTTGCTCGTCGTCATTGCGATCATCGCCGTCTTGATCGCGCTCTTGCTGCCCGCCGTCCAATCGGCCCGCGAGGCGGCCCGGCGCGCCCAGTGCATCAACAACCTGAAGCAGATCGGTCTGGGTCTGCACAACTACCACTCGGCCAACAACACGTTCCCGCCGGGGGCCGCTGCGTCGTTCAACACCGTGAACAACGGCTGCGTCGCATGGGCCGGCTGGAGCGCCCAGGCGATGCTCCTGGCCTACATGGAGCAGACGCCGATCTACAACGCGGCGAACTTCATGCTCGACCCCGCCACCGACCCGTACAGCTCCGCGGTCAATGCGACGGTCCGCAACACGAAGATCGCCTCGTTCCTTTGCCCGTCCGACGGCAACGCGGGCCAGAGCAACTACAACAGCTACTACGGCAGCCGCGGGACGACGATCACCGCCGACTCCGGCGTCAGCGGTGGCAGTCCGCCGAATTGCGGCGGAGGTCAGGTCACGACCGGGCTGTTCGGCTACGGCACCGCCTACGGCATCAACAACATCACCGACGGCTCATCGAACACGATCGCCTTCGCGGAAGGCATCGTCGGCTCCGGCACCAGCATCGGCGGGCCTTACGTCTCGGGAGTGAATGTGGGCGGAATCTCCATCACCGGCCCGACCCTGCCGCAGTATCAAGATCCGTATTCCACCATCGCGATGGGTCAGGCTCCTCCCGGACCGCTCATCTCCTCGATCCTTCAGACCTGCTCGCAGGCCTTCCTGACCGCGACGGCCGGTGCCGGCCTCGCCACCAACAAAGGCCAGGAGTGGGCCTGGGGCGCTGACGCCTTTACGATGTTCAGCACCATCGTGCCGCCGAGCTCGACCCAGTACAAATTCGGCCAGTGTCGGTTCGGCTGCGAGTCGTGCCCCGTCGCCTCCGCCGACCACTCGAACCTCACGAACGCCAGCAGCAACCACTCCGGCGGCGCCAACGTCCTGTTCGGCGACGGCAGCACCCGCTTCATCAAGGGGTCGATCGCGATGAACATGTGGTGGGCCCTGGGCACCAAGGCCTCCGGCGAGGTTATCAGCTCCGACGCCTATTGA